In Drosophila santomea strain STO CAGO 1482 chromosome 3L, Prin_Dsan_1.1, whole genome shotgun sequence, a single window of DNA contains:
- the LOC120449680 gene encoding keratin, type I cytoskeletal 9, with product MKIFVCLLAVAAVAQAGFIGGAGGGGGGGYGGDASSHGGGDGGYSYGGGGGGGGSDHHGGGGGSPPVKIIKVIHESAPSGGSGGWQSGGGGGGWSAGGHGGHGGGGGAQEIKIIKIISQQGSSGGHGDGGYGGSAGGYGGASGGGWSSGGASSGGWSSGGGGAAQAVKIIKIISESDSGAGDAGGWASGGASYGGPSSSYGPPSSSYGAPSSGGWSSGGASSGGWSSGGSSSGGWAPQGGGSW from the exons ATGAAAATCTTCGTCTGTTTGCTGGCTGTGGCCGCGGTGGCTCAAGCAGGATTCATTGGAGGCGcaggtggcggtggtggtggtggctacGGCGGTGATGCATCCTCTCATGGCGGCGGAGATGGTGGCTACAGCtacggcggcggcggtggtggtggtggctcaGATCACCatggcggcggcggtggttCCCCACCTGTCAAAATCATCAAGGTGATCCACGAATCTGCTCCATCTGGTGGCTCTGGAGGCTGGCAGTccggaggaggcggcggcggctggtcggctggtg GACATGGCGGAcatggcggcggtggtggcgcGCAGGAAATCAAAATCATCAAGATTATCTCGCAGCAGGGTTCGTCCGGCGGTCATGGTGATGGCGGCTATGGCGGTTCCGCTGGAGGATATGGTGGTGCATCCGGTGGCGGCTGGTCATCAGGTGGTGCTTCCAGCGGTGGCTGGTCCTCTGGAGGTGGAGGTGCTGCTCAAGCCGTGAAGATTATCAAAATCATCTCGGAGTCGGACTCTGGCGCTGGAGATGCCGGTGGTTGGGCGTCCGGTGGTGCATCGTACGGTGGACCCAGTTCTTCCTACGGTCCTCCCAGCAGTTCCTACGGTGCTCCATCCAGTGGTGGCTGGTCATCCGGCGGTGCTTCCAGCGGCGGTTGGTCCTCAGGTGGCTCGTCCAGCGGCGGATGGGCTCCCCAGGGCGGTGGCAGCTGGTAA
- the LOC120447704 gene encoding uncharacterized protein LOC120447704: protein MEVSFQVEVEVDTVEASPSASVGQLMATTAAHVWVWKPRLWRQPTDPLMVMVTLVLVQCRRPDEIPPAGNISQENSATHHTHHSTRQTDSFGMTENQKKKMK, encoded by the coding sequence ATGGAGGTTTCCTTCCaagtggaggtggaggtggataCGGTGGAGGCGTCGCCGTCGGCGTCGGTGGGACAGTTAATGGCGACAACGGCGGCGCACGTCTGGGTCTGGAAGCCCCGACTTTGGCGACAGCCAACCGATCCGCTGATGGTAATGGTGACTCTGGTTCTGGTGCAGTGTCGTCGACCAGACGAAATCCCGCCAGCAGGCAATATCTCGCAGGAAAATAGTgccacacaccacacacaccacTCAACCAGGCAGACAGACTCCTTCGGAATGACAgagaaccaaaaaaaaaaaatgaaataa